The proteins below are encoded in one region of Enhydrobacter sp.:
- a CDS encoding tyrosine-type recombinase/integrase produces the protein MAELSPLRRRMTEDMTVRNLSPATQRSYLHAVAKFSQYFGCSPDRLDIEDVRTYQVQLVARGISWPALNQIVCALRFFYGVTLGRSELPERIPYAREPRKLPLVLSADEVVRFLEAVPGLKSRTALTTAYAAGLRASEAVRLKVSDIDSSRMMIRIEEGKGAKDRYAMLSPQLLTILRGYWRLVQPPHWLFPGRDENRPIDPQVLHAACRSACKAAGLAKRVTVHTLRHSFATHLLEAGTDIRIIQVLLGHSNLSTTARYTRVASTTIRNTASPLDRLRLDVVPPG, from the coding sequence ATGGCCGAGTTGAGCCCTCTTCGCCGCCGCATGACCGAGGATATGACGGTCCGCAATCTGTCGCCGGCGACGCAACGATCGTACCTCCATGCGGTGGCGAAGTTCAGCCAGTATTTTGGTTGCTCGCCGGATCGATTGGATATCGAAGATGTGCGCACCTATCAGGTGCAGCTGGTTGCCCGCGGCATCTCCTGGCCGGCACTCAATCAGATCGTCTGTGCGCTGCGCTTCTTCTACGGCGTGACGCTGGGGCGGAGCGAACTGCCGGAGCGCATCCCGTATGCGCGCGAGCCTCGCAAGCTGCCGTTGGTGCTGAGTGCGGACGAGGTTGTCCGCTTTCTTGAAGCGGTGCCTGGCTTGAAGAGCCGCACGGCGCTGACCACGGCGTATGCCGCCGGGCTGCGGGCCTCGGAGGCGGTGCGGCTGAAGGTCAGCGATATCGACAGCAGCCGGATGATGATCCGGATCGAAGAGGGCAAGGGTGCCAAGGACCGCTATGCCATGCTGTCGCCGCAGCTGCTGACGATCTTGCGAGGTTACTGGCGCCTGGTGCAGCCGCCCCATTGGCTGTTCCCTGGCCGTGATGAGAACCGGCCGATCGATCCGCAAGTCCTGCATGCCGCCTGCCGTTCAGCCTGCAAGGCAGCGGGCTTGGCCAAGCGGGTGACGGTGCACACGCTGCGCCACAGCTTTGCGACTCACCTGCTGGAGGCTGGCACCGACATCCGCATCATCCAGGTCCTGCTCGGCCACAGCAACCTGTCGACGACCGCTCGCTACACCCGAGTGGCTTCCACGACGATACGCAACACGGCCAGCCCGCTCGACCGGCTGCGCCTGGACGTGGTGCCGCCCGGCTGA
- a CDS encoding IS91 family transposase — protein sequence MAPGLEVAEIFRRHGEAYRRAYAGHLGLTERRVMSAIELCRTAALGGHVEHCADCGLVRIAYNSCRNRHCPKCQGLARAAWLAERQAELLPVPYFHVVFTLPAAAAEIAFQNKATVYAILFRAAAETLCTIAANPRHLGAEIGVVAVLHTWGQNLQHHPHVHCVVPAGGLSPDGTRWVACRPGFFLPVRVLSRFFRRLFLEKLRTAFDAGDLGFYGDLAGLADQAGFERRLDELRQLEWVVYAKPPFGHPDQVLAYLGRYTHRVAIANSRLVSLEQGQVSFRWRDYRRHGKAKMMTLAASEFIRRFLLHTLPDGFHRIRHYGFLANGHRRAKLVHCRQLLAAPTPESPTPADYRERYRQLTGRSLDLCPCCGGTMVLLGPLPRPARQRLLSWFDSS from the coding sequence GTGGCACCTGGGCTGGAGGTGGCGGAGATCTTCCGCCGCCACGGCGAAGCCTATCGTCGAGCCTATGCCGGTCACCTCGGACTGACCGAGCGACGCGTCATGAGCGCCATCGAGCTCTGCCGGACGGCGGCACTTGGCGGTCATGTCGAGCATTGTGCGGACTGTGGGCTGGTCCGCATCGCCTACAACTCGTGCCGCAACCGGCACTGTCCCAAGTGCCAGGGCCTGGCCCGTGCCGCGTGGCTGGCGGAGCGGCAAGCCGAGTTGCTGCCGGTGCCGTACTTCCACGTCGTGTTCACCCTGCCGGCTGCGGCGGCCGAGATCGCCTTCCAGAACAAGGCGACCGTCTATGCCATCCTGTTCCGGGCGGCTGCCGAGACGCTGTGCACGATCGCCGCCAATCCACGCCACCTGGGTGCCGAGATCGGCGTGGTCGCGGTTCTGCATACCTGGGGTCAGAACCTGCAGCATCACCCCCATGTCCACTGCGTCGTTCCCGCCGGCGGGCTGTCGCCCGATGGCACGCGTTGGGTTGCCTGCCGGCCGGGCTTCTTCCTGCCCGTGCGCGTGCTCTCGCGGTTCTTCCGGCGGCTGTTCCTGGAGAAGCTTCGCACGGCATTCGACGCCGGTGACCTCGGCTTCTACGGTGATCTCGCCGGCCTGGCCGATCAGGCCGGCTTCGAGCGGCGTCTCGACGAGCTGCGCCAGCTCGAGTGGGTCGTCTATGCCAAGCCACCCTTCGGCCACCCCGACCAGGTCCTCGCCTATCTCGGCCGCTACACCCATCGCGTGGCCATTGCCAACAGTCGGCTTGTCAGCCTCGAGCAGGGACAGGTCAGCTTCCGCTGGCGGGATTACCGACGCCACGGCAAGGCCAAGATGATGACCCTTGCCGCCAGCGAGTTCATCCGCCGCTTCCTCTTGCATACCCTGCCAGACGGCTTCCACCGCATCCGCCATTATGGCTTCCTGGCCAATGGCCATCGCCGCGCCAAGCTCGTTCACTGCCGACAGCTTCTCGCCGCCCCAACTCCTGAGTCTCCTACGCCAGCCGACTACCGCGAGCGCTATCGACAGCTCACTGGTCGTTCTCTCGACCTCTGCCCATGCTGTGGTGGCACCATGGTGCTGCTCGGGCCGCTGCCGCGCCCTGCTCGACAACGCTTGCTCAGCTGGTTCGACAGTTCATGA
- a CDS encoding cytochrome c family protein produces the protein MRAFVAASLLAFLIAGLPIERAAVAATGDPKRGEEVYHRCLACHSLEHNRVGPRQCGLFGRKAGSLKDYSYSKAMKNYGVIWNKKTLDHFLENPMKAVPGTKMGYAGVKDPQERADLIAYLKQATPNPAICE, from the coding sequence ATGAGAGCTTTCGTTGCGGCCAGCCTTCTTGCGTTCCTCATCGCCGGACTGCCTATCGAGCGGGCCGCCGTCGCCGCGACCGGCGATCCCAAGCGCGGCGAGGAGGTCTATCACCGCTGCCTCGCCTGCCATTCGCTGGAGCACAACCGCGTCGGACCGCGCCAGTGCGGCCTATTCGGCCGCAAGGCCGGCTCGCTGAAAGACTACTCCTACTCCAAGGCTATGAAGAACTACGGCGTGATCTGGAACAAGAAGACGCTCGACCATTTCCTGGAGAATCCGATGAAGGCGGTCCCTGGCACCAAGATGGGCTATGCCGGCGTCAAGGATCCGCAGGAGCGCGCCGACCTGATCGCCTATCTCAAGCAGGCGACCCCGAACCCAGCTATCTGCGAGTGA
- a CDS encoding ferritin-like domain-containing protein, whose amino-acid sequence MPVVNQHTELAPASRRGFFSGFGKLSLSATAIALLAGNEKLALIGTASAQTANNDVTILNSALGAEQQAIAAYQLGADSGLLQKPVLALAVQFQGHHKQHAAALAKAVQKLGGKPATPLKDYGFPKDKLKTEADVLGFAATLEKGAVSAYLGAVPILTDRELAKAAASILGDEAMHWAVLRQALGQNPVPDAFVS is encoded by the coding sequence ATGCCTGTCGTCAATCAACATACCGAGCTGGCTCCGGCCAGTCGCAGAGGTTTCTTTTCCGGGTTCGGCAAGCTCAGCTTGTCGGCGACCGCCATCGCCCTGCTGGCCGGCAACGAGAAGCTGGCCCTCATCGGCACCGCTTCGGCGCAGACCGCCAACAACGACGTCACGATCCTGAACTCGGCGCTCGGCGCCGAGCAGCAGGCGATCGCCGCCTACCAGCTCGGCGCCGACTCCGGCCTCCTGCAGAAGCCCGTGCTGGCGCTGGCGGTCCAATTCCAGGGCCATCACAAGCAACACGCTGCGGCGCTCGCCAAGGCGGTGCAGAAGCTGGGCGGCAAGCCGGCGACACCGCTCAAGGACTACGGCTTCCCCAAGGACAAGCTCAAGACCGAGGCCGACGTGCTGGGCTTTGCCGCGACGCTCGAAAAGGGTGCGGTCAGCGCCTATCTCGGCGCCGTTCCGATCCTCACCGATCGCGAGCTGGCCAAGGCCGCCGCCTCGATCCTGGGCGACGAGGCGATGCACTGGGCCGTGCTGCGCCAGGCGCTGGGCCAGAATCCCGTGCCCGACGCCTTCGTCTCCTGA
- a CDS encoding aconitate hydratase produces the protein MIDLRQRLDFPAAPSSTFHSLPLFEKKGIGRISRLPVSLRILLESVLRNLDGQRIREEDVETLAHWQPNADRTAEVPFIVGRVLLQDFTGVPLLVDLAAMRSAITRRGGDILRVQPVVPVDLVVDHSVQVDYFGRSDAVRLNMEIEFRRNSERYQFLKWGAQAFNNLRIVPPGFGICHQVNLEFLARGILEKDGTLYPDTLVGTDSHTTMINGLGVVGWGVGGIEAEAAMLGQPVYILLPDVVGVHLHGQLREGATATDLVLRITELLRQARVVGKFVEFHGEGAATLSVPDRATIGNMAPEYGATIGYFPVDEQSCRYLRVTGRSDSHVEAVRRYFQAQGLFGMPARGQCDYTSVLDVNLSEIEPSVAGPKRPQDRIALGQLKQKFLTLITDPDGYGRSEAELARSVPVQLGTMARPHPGGGTQSTETLPDGHETNTNTLTETEMVNNRPTPNRPGDAERLRAETLICELSHGDVVIAAITSCTNTSNPIVMLSAGLLAKKAVERGLSVKPWVKTSLAPGSRIVSEYLSKTGLQPFLDHLGFNLVGFGCTTCIGNSGPLDRQIEEALTKRDIIGASILSGNRNFEARIHQSVKANFLMSPPLVVAFAIAGRIDIDLTREPLAVIDGREVHLRDVWPTAEEIEALLGSAFDPVEYTKVYADYARQNSLWTQIPAAVGTAYEWNPASMYIREPPYFDPSMAATEPARFSAARALAIFDDSITTDHISPAGAIKPASPAGSYLRDHDIPVEDFNSYGARRGNHEVMVRGTFANVRIRNLMVPSVEGGFTSHQPSGERMSIYDAAERYRTEGVPLIVIAGQDYGAGSSRDWAAKGTRLLGVRAVIASGFERIHRSNLIGMGVLPCQFPEGVSARTLALDGTERFDLELEALPHPHQSAILHIERRDGLRESISLVVRIDTPIEAAYFSGRGILPFMLEQLLAQSTGHRGPPTRQPTKG, from the coding sequence ATGATTGATCTCCGCCAACGTCTGGATTTTCCCGCCGCGCCATCGAGCACATTTCATTCTCTTCCTCTATTCGAGAAGAAAGGGATCGGGCGCATTTCACGACTACCAGTAAGTCTTCGCATTCTCCTTGAATCGGTCCTCCGCAACCTCGATGGCCAGCGCATCCGAGAGGAAGACGTCGAAACTCTGGCGCATTGGCAACCAAATGCCGACCGGACAGCTGAGGTGCCTTTTATCGTCGGACGTGTATTGCTCCAGGACTTTACAGGCGTTCCACTTCTTGTCGACCTCGCTGCGATGCGCTCCGCCATCACCCGGCGCGGCGGCGACATTTTGCGTGTACAGCCAGTCGTTCCCGTCGATCTTGTTGTCGACCACTCGGTGCAGGTCGACTATTTCGGGCGATCCGACGCAGTCCGTCTCAATATGGAGATCGAGTTCCGCCGCAATAGCGAACGCTACCAGTTCCTAAAATGGGGGGCACAGGCGTTCAACAATCTGCGAATCGTCCCACCAGGCTTTGGTATCTGCCATCAGGTGAATCTGGAGTTCCTTGCGCGCGGCATCCTCGAGAAGGACGGGACGCTCTACCCCGACACGCTGGTCGGCACCGACTCGCACACCACGATGATCAACGGGCTCGGCGTCGTAGGCTGGGGCGTCGGCGGCATCGAGGCCGAGGCGGCGATGCTCGGCCAGCCCGTATACATCCTCCTGCCCGACGTGGTGGGAGTGCACCTGCACGGTCAACTGCGCGAGGGCGCGACTGCCACAGACCTGGTGCTGCGCATCACCGAGTTGTTGCGCCAGGCGCGCGTAGTTGGAAAGTTCGTGGAATTTCATGGCGAGGGCGCTGCAACGCTGTCTGTGCCGGACCGCGCTACGATCGGAAACATGGCCCCTGAATACGGCGCGACGATCGGCTACTTTCCCGTTGATGAGCAATCATGCCGGTACCTCAGGGTAACCGGCCGAAGCGACTCGCATGTGGAGGCGGTGCGCCGATATTTCCAGGCGCAGGGATTGTTCGGGATGCCGGCGCGAGGTCAATGCGATTACACTTCGGTCCTGGACGTCAATCTTTCCGAAATCGAACCATCGGTTGCGGGTCCCAAGAGGCCACAGGATCGAATCGCATTGGGCCAGCTCAAGCAGAAGTTCCTGACGTTGATCACTGATCCCGATGGTTATGGCAGGTCCGAAGCCGAACTAGCTCGCAGCGTCCCGGTGCAGCTCGGGACCATGGCAAGACCACACCCGGGCGGTGGCACGCAATCGACCGAAACGCTCCCAGATGGTCACGAAACGAATACCAACACACTCACTGAGACGGAGATGGTCAACAACCGGCCGACGCCAAACCGGCCCGGCGACGCAGAGCGACTGCGTGCTGAAACGTTGATTTGCGAGCTCTCTCATGGCGACGTCGTAATCGCGGCCATCACCTCATGCACCAACACCTCGAACCCGATAGTGATGCTCTCCGCTGGTCTCCTGGCGAAGAAAGCTGTCGAGCGTGGGCTCAGCGTCAAGCCATGGGTAAAGACGTCACTCGCACCTGGATCGCGCATCGTGAGTGAGTACCTCAGCAAGACCGGCCTGCAGCCGTTCCTCGACCATTTGGGCTTCAATCTTGTCGGATTCGGGTGCACGACATGCATCGGAAATTCCGGACCGTTGGACCGACAAATCGAGGAAGCACTCACCAAACGCGACATCATCGGCGCCAGCATCCTCTCGGGGAATCGGAACTTCGAAGCGCGCATTCATCAAAGTGTGAAGGCAAATTTTCTGATGAGCCCACCGTTGGTGGTCGCGTTTGCCATCGCCGGACGGATCGATATCGATCTCACGCGCGAACCACTCGCTGTCATCGACGGGCGCGAGGTTCATCTGCGCGACGTGTGGCCGACCGCGGAAGAGATCGAAGCACTCCTCGGAAGCGCGTTCGATCCAGTCGAGTACACGAAAGTTTATGCCGATTATGCCCGCCAGAATTCCCTGTGGACCCAAATACCCGCCGCTGTGGGGACCGCTTACGAATGGAATCCGGCGTCAATGTACATTCGTGAACCGCCATACTTCGATCCATCCATGGCAGCCACCGAGCCCGCGAGGTTCTCAGCTGCGCGCGCCCTTGCCATCTTCGACGACTCAATTACGACAGATCATATTAGCCCGGCTGGCGCGATCAAACCGGCATCACCAGCCGGCAGTTATTTGCGTGATCACGATATCCCAGTCGAGGACTTCAACAGCTATGGCGCGCGTCGCGGTAACCACGAAGTCATGGTTCGCGGGACCTTCGCCAACGTCCGCATCCGGAACCTTATGGTTCCGAGCGTCGAAGGTGGTTTCACCAGCCACCAGCCTAGTGGCGAGCGCATGAGCATCTACGACGCGGCTGAGCGCTACCGTACGGAGGGGGTGCCTTTAATCGTGATTGCCGGACAGGACTACGGTGCGGGCAGCTCGCGTGACTGGGCTGCGAAAGGTACGCGTCTGCTCGGTGTGCGCGCGGTGATTGCCAGCGGCTTCGAGCGGATCCATCGATCCAATCTCATTGGCATGGGCGTTTTGCCTTGCCAGTTCCCCGAGGGCGTTAGCGCACGCACGCTCGCACTCGATGGCACAGAGCGATTTGATCTAGAGCTGGAAGCTCTTCCACATCCACACCAGTCGGCAATCCTGCATATTGAACGTCGCGATGGCTTGCGCGAATCCATATCGCTCGTGGTCCGAATCGACACGCCAATCGAGGCCGCATACTTCTCTGGGCGCGGAATTCTCCCTTTCATGCTTGAGCAATTACTCGCGCAGTCAACGGGGCACAGAGGGCCACCGACGCGGCAGCCGACGAAAGGTTAG
- a CDS encoding Crp/Fnr family transcriptional regulator: MVMLRKLTANPVKDHPFVIKLNRSIPLDDDDLAALAHLLGRKIVVKKAKDIIVEGYGYKALHIVERGFAIRYKLLHNGKRQIVNIILPGDIIGFPACFYEYAVFSVTAVDKMDLHYVPLDAFTDVCLKRANIATALLWFAAREAAIYAEHITDTGRREPLMRLAHFLLEMLTRLQAVGYASENSFEMPLSQEGIGDVVGLSAPHVNRMLAELKSEGLIAMNRHEVKILDRAALQILGEFHPAYLVRSPIRDRLR, encoded by the coding sequence ATGGTGATGTTGCGGAAACTAACGGCAAACCCTGTCAAGGATCACCCCTTCGTCATCAAGTTGAACCGCTCGATACCACTCGATGACGACGATCTCGCGGCGCTGGCCCACCTGCTGGGGCGCAAGATCGTCGTGAAGAAGGCGAAAGACATTATCGTCGAAGGTTACGGGTACAAAGCGTTACATATTGTCGAGCGTGGATTTGCTATCCGATACAAGCTCTTGCACAATGGCAAGCGTCAGATCGTGAATATCATTCTGCCGGGCGACATCATCGGTTTTCCAGCATGCTTCTATGAATACGCGGTCTTTTCGGTCACAGCTGTCGACAAAATGGATCTGCATTACGTTCCGCTCGACGCGTTTACCGATGTCTGTTTGAAGAGAGCGAACATAGCAACGGCGCTCCTTTGGTTCGCTGCACGGGAAGCAGCGATTTACGCCGAACATATCACCGATACCGGACGCCGAGAGCCACTCATGAGGCTCGCGCACTTTCTGCTGGAGATGCTGACCCGCCTTCAGGCCGTCGGATATGCTTCTGAGAACTCTTTTGAAATGCCGCTTTCGCAGGAAGGTATCGGCGATGTCGTGGGGCTGAGCGCCCCGCATGTCAATCGCATGCTTGCCGAACTTAAGAGCGAAGGATTGATCGCCATGAACAGGCACGAGGTAAAGATTCTGGACAGGGCTGCGCTACAGATCCTTGGAGAGTTCCACCCTGCCTACCTTGTACGGAGCCCAATTCGCGATCGGCTGCGTTGA